In one Ktedonobacteraceae bacterium genomic region, the following are encoded:
- a CDS encoding SdpI family protein: MNPSESNSDKITPQSTFFTPATLFALAVIAAQILISLITYPFLPDTVPTHWNLAGQVNSYAPKWVNAILFPLISIGLFVLIRFLIAVGPRLGSQNARRANQEVVNLIINGVLLLLLVLQLMVTAISLGMKLDINFVMILAVSILFIFIGNYMGKLRRNFWAGIRTPWTLTSDVVWERTHRLGGWLFVIGGLLGVIVSFVPWLRIWGFMVILVVIIAIPVVYSYLAYQHYTVEGREPLSPPFDNSGRG; encoded by the coding sequence ATGAATCCATCGGAGAGTAACAGCGATAAAATTACACCGCAGTCCACTTTTTTTACGCCCGCGACTCTTTTTGCGCTAGCTGTAATCGCAGCGCAGATTCTTATCTCGCTCATTACCTATCCTTTTCTGCCTGATACAGTACCCACTCATTGGAATTTGGCCGGGCAGGTTAATAGCTATGCGCCTAAGTGGGTCAATGCCATTCTGTTTCCGCTTATCAGCATAGGCTTGTTTGTGCTGATACGATTCCTGATCGCGGTAGGTCCGAGGTTAGGCTCTCAGAATGCGCGACGAGCCAACCAGGAAGTTGTAAACCTCATTATTAATGGCGTGCTGCTACTGCTGCTGGTGTTGCAGTTGATGGTGACGGCAATCTCCCTTGGAATGAAATTGGATATCAACTTTGTCATGATTCTAGCCGTCTCAATACTATTCATCTTCATCGGCAACTACATGGGCAAATTGCGCCGCAACTTCTGGGCGGGCATACGTACTCCCTGGACTCTTACAAGCGATGTCGTATGGGAACGAACGCATCGTTTAGGGGGTTGGTTGTTCGTCATTGGAGGTCTACTCGGTGTCATCGTAAGTTTTGTCCCATGGCTACGTATCTGGGGATTCATGGTCATCCTGGTTGTAATAATTGCCATTCCCGTCGTGTATTCCTACCTTGCTTATCAGCACTACACTGTCGAGGGACGCGAGCCGCTCTCTCCGCCATTCGACAATAGTGGTCGTGGGTAG
- a CDS encoding class I SAM-dependent methyltransferase, producing MTEASEIWTGEATRYDQARPTPPAALLDLLTQLIGMPHPTLLVDLGSGTGLSTAIWGERAERVIGIEPNTDMRTQAIRKIEHHPHAAHIEYREGAAHRTGLPGGCADIVTCAQSFHWMEPTSTLTEIARILRPGGLFAAYDYDWPPTLNWKLEQGSRSSPLSP from the coding sequence ATGACAGAAGCCAGTGAAATCTGGACCGGTGAAGCCACCAGGTACGACCAGGCCCGCCCCACACCACCAGCGGCTTTGCTCGATCTACTGACACAGTTGATTGGCATGCCGCATCCCACGCTGCTGGTGGATCTGGGCAGTGGTACCGGGCTGTCAACCGCAATTTGGGGCGAGCGGGCCGAGCGCGTGATTGGGATCGAACCCAATACAGACATGCGTACCCAGGCTATACGCAAGATCGAGCATCATCCACACGCGGCACATATCGAATATCGAGAGGGAGCTGCCCACCGGACTGGTCTGCCCGGCGGGTGTGCCGATATCGTCACCTGCGCGCAATCATTTCACTGGATGGAACCGACTTCGACCCTGACCGAGATTGCACGTATCCTGCGACCAGGCGGACTCTTTGCTGCTTATGACTATGATTGGCCACCAACACTCAATTGGAAGCTTGAGCAGGGCTCCAGGTCTTCTCCTCTTTCCCCATGA
- the pth gene encoding aminoacyl-tRNA hydrolase yields the protein MKLVIGLGNPGVEYERTRHNVGFRVVDKLAAKHGWKWNERRSRAVLASGMIGSERVVLAKPLTFMNLSGQSAGELMRWYKLSPQDILVVYDELDLPTGKIRLRARGSAAGHNGLRDIIGHLHTEEFPRLRVGIGHPKSSRIQGRDHVLSAPSGDERILLETGEDRAVEAIEMAITQGLERAMNAANTDPEEAARKEAARLRHLQERQERERLRREEEERRQVEQGDGETT from the coding sequence ATGAAATTAGTAATTGGCCTGGGCAATCCAGGCGTTGAATATGAACGCACACGACATAATGTTGGTTTCCGCGTAGTAGACAAATTGGCGGCAAAGCACGGTTGGAAGTGGAATGAACGGCGTAGTCGCGCTGTGCTTGCCAGCGGCATGATAGGCTCCGAGAGAGTTGTACTCGCTAAACCACTCACCTTCATGAACCTCAGCGGCCAGTCCGCAGGCGAACTCATGCGCTGGTACAAGCTATCGCCACAGGACATTCTGGTCGTGTACGACGAACTTGATCTTCCAACTGGTAAAATACGCCTGCGTGCCAGGGGCAGCGCTGCCGGACACAATGGGCTGCGAGATATCATCGGCCACCTGCATACTGAAGAATTTCCACGCCTGCGCGTTGGTATTGGTCATCCTAAAAGTAGCCGTATACAGGGACGAGACCACGTGTTAAGCGCTCCATCTGGAGATGAGCGCATCTTGCTCGAAACAGGCGAAGATAGAGCTGTAGAAGCGATAGAGATGGCGATCACCCAGGGTCTGGAACGGGCGATGAACGCGGCCAATACTGACCCGGAAGAGGCCGCACGCAAGGAAGCCGCACGCCTGCGCCACCTGCAAGAGCGCCAGGAACGCGAACGCTTGCGCCGCGAAGAAGAGGAACGTCGGCAAGTGGAACAGGGCGACGGAGAAACAACATGA
- a CDS encoding metallophosphoesterase, whose protein sequence is MRYAVFTDIHANLEALEAVLAKIDEIAQTEPIDEIWFLGDLVGYGPNPNECILKLRERTGVIIAGNHDWAAVGKIDLEDFSAHARISAEWTAERLTPEHREFLANLPERLIKGEVTLVHGSPFGPLWEYLTSEVLAERSFQYFSTRYCFVGHTHVPVIFQQPDTIANTPTLPLADTEQNVVLPIQSNGVENHTADQDDEGEKTVTVHPSPQQSMLAAQLVQEAPSAYRDPESGLTVSEAEANAIIESHLNTPDATGSAVDTTANEADHETRISSPSEVNTPENENHILADSGTAPIDAPANNEEMTASEAEPPTSKGANIIDHPTNEHDTSNEDETPTEAELTAVTETNVEEEDIHLDEEASDDQQDADNSGYKKDGGPEEEEGGEITPESAVIDEDRLNSEIEELLALLGLSQSMIQVTNEMLTPPEGHWEAPHGYRAIINPGGVGQPRDNDPRAAFMIYDTERGFEFYRVPYAIEKTQEKIIKAGLPHYLAVRLAYGR, encoded by the coding sequence ATGCGTTACGCCGTTTTTACCGATATACATGCCAATCTGGAAGCTCTAGAGGCAGTCCTTGCAAAAATAGACGAGATTGCCCAGACAGAACCAATTGACGAAATCTGGTTCCTCGGTGACCTCGTAGGCTACGGGCCGAACCCGAATGAATGCATCCTCAAACTCCGCGAACGTACCGGTGTCATCATTGCCGGAAATCATGACTGGGCAGCCGTAGGCAAGATCGACCTGGAAGATTTCAGCGCGCACGCCCGCATCTCGGCAGAATGGACGGCGGAACGGCTCACACCTGAACACCGCGAATTTCTGGCGAATCTGCCCGAACGCCTGATCAAAGGCGAGGTCACGCTGGTACACGGCAGCCCTTTCGGTCCGCTCTGGGAATATCTAACTTCCGAAGTGCTGGCGGAACGCAGCTTTCAATACTTTAGCACCCGTTACTGTTTTGTCGGACATACGCATGTCCCGGTAATTTTTCAACAACCGGATACTATCGCTAACACACCAACTCTTCCCCTGGCAGACACAGAACAGAACGTAGTTCTCCCCATCCAGTCTAACGGCGTTGAAAACCATACTGCTGACCAGGACGATGAGGGAGAAAAAACAGTAACCGTCCATCCTTCTCCCCAACAATCCATGCTTGCCGCTCAACTGGTGCAAGAAGCACCCAGCGCCTACAGAGACCCCGAAAGCGGTTTGACGGTCTCCGAGGCAGAGGCAAACGCAATCATAGAAAGCCATCTGAACACTCCAGATGCAACAGGTTCTGCCGTAGATACCACCGCAAATGAAGCAGACCATGAAACCAGGATCAGCAGCCCATCTGAAGTGAATACACCGGAGAATGAGAACCACATCCTGGCTGATTCAGGAACAGCTCCGATTGATGCACCCGCGAACAACGAAGAAATGACAGCATCCGAAGCTGAGCCACCCACATCAAAAGGCGCTAACATCATAGACCATCCTACAAATGAGCATGATACATCCAATGAAGATGAAACGCCCACAGAAGCAGAGCTGACCGCAGTAACAGAGACAAACGTTGAAGAAGAAGACATCCATCTCGACGAAGAAGCCTCGGACGACCAGCAAGATGCTGATAATTCTGGCTATAAGAAAGATGGTGGCCCTGAAGAGGAAGAAGGTGGCGAGATTACGCCAGAATCTGCCGTTATTGATGAAGATCGTCTGAACAGCGAGATCGAGGAACTGCTGGCGCTGCTCGGTTTGAGCCAGAGCATGATTCAGGTGACAAACGAGATGCTTACGCCGCCGGAGGGTCACTGGGAAGCTCCGCACGGCTACCGGGCCATTATTAATCCGGGAGGAGTTGGCCAGCCCCGCGACAACGATCCGCGAGCTGCGTTTATGATCTATGACACCGAACGCGGTTTTGAATTTTATCGTGTCCCCTACGCAATCGAGAAAACACAGGAGAAGATCATAAAAGCGGGCCTGCCACACTACCTGGCGGTGCGCCTGGCTTATGGTCGCTAA
- a CDS encoding GatB/YqeY domain-containing protein has protein sequence MAAPREEFPIEQRLRKDIQDAQRARDQLRLDTLRMALGAIHNLEVARTDRKNAEYGQPLTEADAYKVLEQEVKKRTQAIELYKKGGRNDLAEKEQKEMDILQAYIQGAQMSDDELRSVVSRLIAENGKDFRRVMPLAIKETRGRADGARVQRVVREMTE, from the coding sequence ATGGCAGCACCACGTGAGGAATTTCCTATAGAGCAGCGCCTGCGTAAAGATATTCAAGATGCGCAGCGCGCGCGTGACCAACTTCGCCTGGATACCCTGCGGATGGCGCTCGGAGCGATCCACAATCTGGAGGTTGCCAGAACCGACCGCAAAAATGCTGAATACGGGCAGCCCTTGACCGAGGCAGATGCATATAAGGTGTTGGAGCAGGAAGTAAAAAAGCGCACCCAGGCTATTGAACTGTATAAAAAGGGTGGGCGCAACGACCTTGCAGAAAAAGAACAGAAAGAAATGGATATCCTGCAAGCCTATATCCAGGGTGCGCAGATGAGCGATGACGAACTGCGCTCTGTGGTATCGAGGCTGATTGCGGAGAACGGTAAAGATTTCCGGCGTGTTATGCCTCTTGCTATCAAGGAGACCAGGGGGCGTGCCGATGGAGCGCGCGTGCAGCGCGTTGTGAGGGAGATGACAGAGTAG
- the cysS gene encoding cysteine--tRNA ligase, whose protein sequence is MKIYNTLTRTVEEIIPIEPGKIKMYSCGPTVYRYIHIGNLRTFTMADWIRRAFEYRGYEVLHVKNITDVGHMRQEMVDRGEDKILAQARKEGKTSAQIAQFYTEAFHADERKLNIEPATIFPQATQHIPEMIEIIQGLLEKGIAYEVNGNVYFDIKRFPDYGKLSGNQLENMLAGVREGVVADRRNPEDFPLWKVAEPGREMAWDSPWGRGFPGWHIECSAMSMKYLGPHFDIHTGGVDNIFPHHEDEIAQSEGYTGEPFANYWVHAQHLLADGQKMAKSTGNAYTCSEIEARGFDPMALRYFYTTALYRSRLNFTFRALQAAQTSLERLRDYAYLLYMQADKSAMAAINRALQSTGEGDSLPQEALVRSWQEAFLAEVENDLNIPRAMAVVWDMLRDGELEPTTRVALLLDFDRILGFDLKGYLESDRPRRKADAQTYLAAVPADIAEKVRERESLRNRGEYAQADSLREAIEAAGYTIQDTDHGSLVQPRRLEDEFTVLSSSSDAPDNTRAPDLYEFSVNLLAHNSRGDLERCILSICRHTYQRSIELVIVDNGSTDETLPYLQELARHGDLTGESGQPIGLQVLFADHNMGFAAGRNATMRTSRGHYVVLMDTSIEVKGNVWEPLALALADRNNGVVGPYGLVTEDLREFAEAAGPDVDAIEGYLMAFRRELLSEVGWIDERFRFYRLMDIHYSFFFKTSGYRVLTVPEVAERVEKHPHREWFSLSEDERATKSKKNYDIFRDRWHHGQSLLVANYRAENMWRGHDHPHHLEGTHTHAPDELPPAGAMHTHIHQHWPDHSHEHPHYHEIRPA, encoded by the coding sequence ATGAAGATCTACAATACCCTGACCAGAACAGTTGAAGAGATTATCCCCATCGAGCCTGGCAAGATCAAGATGTATTCGTGCGGTCCTACCGTCTATCGTTATATTCACATTGGCAACCTGCGTACCTTTACGATGGCCGATTGGATACGACGCGCTTTTGAGTATCGTGGTTATGAAGTGCTGCACGTCAAAAATATCACCGATGTCGGTCATATGCGCCAGGAGATGGTTGATCGTGGCGAGGATAAGATACTGGCCCAGGCCCGCAAAGAAGGCAAGACCTCGGCACAGATCGCCCAGTTCTATACTGAGGCATTTCATGCCGACGAGCGCAAGCTCAATATCGAACCTGCGACTATCTTTCCCCAGGCCACTCAGCATATTCCGGAGATGATCGAGATCATTCAGGGCTTGCTGGAAAAAGGTATCGCCTATGAAGTCAACGGCAATGTGTACTTCGATATCAAACGCTTCCCCGATTATGGCAAGCTTTCGGGCAATCAGCTTGAAAACATGCTGGCGGGCGTGCGCGAAGGAGTAGTGGCCGACCGGCGTAATCCTGAAGATTTTCCCTTATGGAAAGTGGCTGAACCGGGACGCGAGATGGCATGGGATAGCCCCTGGGGCCGTGGATTCCCCGGCTGGCATATTGAGTGCAGCGCTATGTCTATGAAGTATCTGGGGCCACATTTCGATATCCATACCGGCGGCGTCGATAACATCTTTCCCCATCATGAGGACGAGATCGCACAGAGCGAGGGATACACAGGTGAGCCTTTTGCCAATTACTGGGTTCACGCGCAGCATCTATTGGCCGATGGGCAGAAGATGGCTAAGTCCACTGGCAATGCCTATACCTGTTCCGAGATTGAGGCGCGTGGCTTCGATCCCATGGCTCTGCGGTATTTTTATACCACGGCGCTCTATCGCAGCCGCCTGAATTTCACCTTCCGCGCCCTGCAAGCTGCTCAAACTTCGCTCGAGCGCCTACGAGACTATGCCTACCTGCTTTACATGCAGGCCGATAAATCGGCGATGGCCGCGATCAATCGGGCCCTACAGAGTACCGGTGAAGGAGATAGTCTTCCACAAGAGGCTCTGGTTCGTTCCTGGCAGGAAGCGTTTCTAGCAGAGGTTGAAAACGATCTCAATATTCCACGCGCCATGGCGGTTGTGTGGGACATGCTACGCGATGGTGAGCTTGAGCCAACGACCAGAGTAGCGCTCCTGCTCGATTTTGACCGTATCCTGGGCTTTGATCTCAAGGGCTATCTTGAAAGTGATCGCCCGCGGCGAAAAGCCGATGCCCAGACCTACCTGGCCGCGGTTCCTGCCGATATTGCTGAGAAAGTGCGCGAACGCGAATCACTTCGCAATCGCGGTGAATATGCCCAGGCCGATTCTCTGCGCGAAGCAATCGAGGCAGCGGGGTATACGATTCAAGACACTGATCATGGGTCGCTGGTGCAGCCGCGCCGCCTGGAAGACGAATTCACCGTGCTTTCAAGTTCCAGCGATGCACCTGATAACACACGTGCTCCTGATCTATATGAGTTTTCGGTCAATCTGCTGGCGCATAATAGCCGTGGCGACCTGGAACGTTGCATCTTGAGCATTTGTCGCCACACCTACCAGCGCTCAATCGAACTGGTCATCGTCGATAACGGTTCGACAGATGAGACGTTGCCCTATCTGCAGGAACTGGCGCGTCATGGCGACCTGACGGGTGAAAGTGGCCAGCCCATCGGACTGCAGGTCCTGTTTGCCGATCATAATATGGGATTCGCTGCCGGTCGCAACGCCACCATGCGTACCAGCCGCGGCCACTATGTCGTTCTTATGGATACGTCGATTGAGGTCAAGGGCAATGTCTGGGAACCCTTAGCATTGGCTCTGGCAGATCGCAACAATGGTGTAGTGGGCCCTTATGGGTTGGTGACCGAAGACCTGCGCGAGTTTGCAGAAGCCGCAGGGCCAGACGTGGATGCCATCGAGGGCTATCTCATGGCGTTCCGCCGCGAACTGCTGTCAGAAGTGGGCTGGATCGATGAGCGCTTCCGGTTCTATCGCCTGATGGATATCCATTACAGCTTTTTCTTCAAGACCTCTGGCTATCGTGTCCTGACTGTTCCAGAGGTTGCTGAACGCGTCGAAAAGCACCCGCATCGCGAATGGTTCAGCCTGAGCGAGGATGAACGCGCCACGAAAAGTAAGAAGAACTACGATATCTTCCGTGATCGCTGGCACCACGGTCAGAGCCTGCTCGTCGCCAACTATCGTGCCGAGAACATGTGGCGGGGTCACGATCACCCACACCATCTGGAAGGAACGCATACCCATGCCCCGGATGAACTACCTCCTGCTGGCGCCATGCATACCCATATCCACCAGCACTGGCCCGATCACTCGCATGAACATCCTCACTATCATGAGATCCGGCCAGCGTAA
- a CDS encoding Gfo/Idh/MocA family oxidoreductase → MLEDVQLFTTSDLQRLHHLASDRVVVLNGDIGPLTIEQEEALCAFIAQGGGLVCVGDAAEAYHENPLLGEVLGHIHGFCTPRTEIIARVATSDHYLTRRFDPSFTVFEAVYMLDSVPPDAEILWRSSWHYATHVLAYARTYGRGRVFCTTLGSARETQELPIFQQMLNRAMRYASGVETEEQVKRVAMIGYGAIGFEHGTAISEVPGLAYTLICDRNEERLEAARKAFPGVSTCTDLSQVAADPSIDVVIISTPPNTHAEISMQMLRAGKHVVSEKPFCLTTSEADAMIQLAQEKQLALTVYQCRRWDPDYLAIQKVLKQGTIGPVFHMETFIGGYAHPCDYWHSHEPISGGVFYDWGSHYLDWILQLIPDNVVSVRGIEHKRVWHDITNADHSVVYLRFAGGQEAEFMHSDIAAAMKPKWYILGERGAIVGHWRQEIVKTRRWSGDLIEERLAPSEALPEVFVYTRETSGAIHEQRLMLSEAPRYAFHRNLANHLHCGEPLAVLPEESRRNIAVMEAAKRSAERGGETIALEC, encoded by the coding sequence TTGCTCGAAGACGTACAATTGTTCACCACTTCGGACCTACAGCGATTGCACCACCTCGCATCGGATCGTGTCGTCGTGCTGAATGGAGATATTGGACCGCTCACTATTGAACAAGAAGAGGCTCTCTGTGCATTCATCGCGCAGGGAGGTGGGCTGGTGTGTGTAGGTGATGCGGCAGAAGCTTACCATGAAAACCCGCTACTGGGCGAGGTATTAGGCCATATTCATGGGTTCTGCACGCCGCGTACCGAGATTATTGCTCGCGTAGCCACATCCGATCACTACCTGACCCGTCGTTTTGACCCATCCTTCACCGTATTTGAAGCAGTCTACATGCTGGATAGTGTTCCGCCGGATGCCGAGATTCTCTGGCGTAGCTCCTGGCACTATGCGACACACGTCCTGGCCTATGCCCGTACATATGGCCGGGGACGTGTTTTTTGCACCACGCTGGGCAGCGCTCGTGAAACGCAGGAACTGCCAATTTTCCAGCAGATGCTTAACCGGGCGATGCGTTATGCCTCTGGCGTGGAGACGGAGGAGCAGGTCAAACGCGTAGCGATGATCGGCTACGGCGCGATTGGCTTCGAACACGGCACCGCCATCAGCGAAGTACCAGGATTAGCATATACCCTGATCTGTGATCGCAATGAGGAGCGTTTAGAGGCAGCGCGAAAGGCTTTTCCGGGCGTGAGTACCTGCACCGATCTATCCCAGGTGGCGGCAGACCCCAGTATCGATGTGGTCATCATTTCCACGCCGCCCAATACACACGCCGAAATATCCATGCAGATGCTACGAGCGGGCAAGCATGTGGTTTCAGAAAAGCCATTTTGTTTAACAACGTCCGAGGCCGATGCAATGATTCAACTGGCGCAGGAGAAGCAGCTGGCTCTGACAGTGTACCAGTGCCGGCGCTGGGACCCGGACTACCTGGCAATTCAGAAGGTACTCAAGCAGGGAACGATTGGCCCCGTGTTTCACATGGAAACATTCATCGGTGGCTATGCCCATCCTTGTGATTACTGGCATTCACACGAGCCGATCTCTGGCGGCGTGTTCTATGATTGGGGGTCGCATTACCTGGACTGGATTCTGCAGCTGATTCCTGATAACGTGGTGAGCGTGCGTGGCATCGAACACAAGCGTGTCTGGCACGATATCACTAATGCAGACCATTCGGTCGTCTACCTGCGCTTTGCGGGTGGGCAGGAAGCGGAATTTATGCACTCGGATATCGCAGCTGCGATGAAGCCGAAGTGGTATATCCTGGGCGAACGGGGAGCGATTGTAGGACACTGGCGGCAGGAAATCGTGAAAACACGACGCTGGTCCGGTGATCTGATCGAAGAGCGACTGGCGCCATCGGAGGCGTTACCTGAAGTGTTTGTCTATACCCGTGAAACGAGCGGAGCAATCCACGAGCAGCGCCTGATGTTGTCCGAAGCGCCCCGTTATGCCTTTCATCGCAACCTGGCAAACCACCTGCATTGTGGTGAGCCGCTGGCCGTGCTGCCAGAAGAATCGCGCCGCAATATTGCGGTAATGGAGGCGGCCAAGAGGTCAGCTGAGCGCGGCGGGGAGACAATTGCCCTGGAGTGCTAA
- a CDS encoding LON peptidase substrate-binding domain-containing protein, giving the protein MALELPLFPLNVVLFPGAELPLHIFEPRYRQMINECYEKAKPFGVVLVQPESTLYEEEPYTVGTMAEIEALDRLQDGRMNLIAKGTQRFRILRQHREKPYLSGIVELYRDVAEPEQTLLRYANYARNLFESYLQILLEVVGKEDIEFNLPAEPEELSHFIAYFLDVQDEQKQRFLELTSTVQRLQEEVHVLRKEVAFMREILTMSNRFHTDAPDRSMLN; this is encoded by the coding sequence ATGGCACTTGAGTTACCCTTGTTCCCGCTGAATGTTGTACTCTTCCCCGGTGCAGAACTTCCCTTGCATATCTTCGAGCCGCGCTATCGACAGATGATTAACGAGTGCTACGAAAAGGCAAAACCCTTTGGAGTAGTGCTGGTGCAGCCGGAGAGTACGCTTTACGAGGAGGAGCCGTATACTGTCGGCACGATGGCCGAGATAGAGGCCCTTGATCGATTACAGGATGGGCGCATGAACCTCATTGCTAAAGGTACGCAGCGCTTCCGTATCCTGAGGCAGCACCGCGAGAAGCCCTATCTTTCAGGGATCGTAGAACTCTATAGAGATGTGGCCGAACCGGAGCAAACATTGCTCAGATATGCTAACTATGCGCGCAATCTTTTCGAATCCTACCTGCAAATTTTGCTTGAAGTGGTTGGTAAGGAGGATATAGAGTTCAATCTTCCTGCCGAGCCAGAAGAGCTTTCGCATTTCATTGCCTACTTTCTTGATGTGCAGGATGAGCAAAAGCAGCGCTTCCTGGAATTGACTTCGACAGTGCAGCGTTTACAAGAGGAAGTACATGTTTTGCGCAAAGAGGTAGCATTCATGCGTGAGATACTGACCATGAGCAACCGCTTCCATACTGATGCTCCCGATCGCAGCATGTTAAATTGA